A genomic segment from Macadamia integrifolia cultivar HAES 741 unplaced genomic scaffold, SCU_Mint_v3 scaffold1525, whole genome shotgun sequence encodes:
- the LOC122064110 gene encoding tyrosine decarboxylase-like, producing the protein MSSLPNNGLENSTEYTLNPLDPEEFRRQGHMIIDFLADYYRDIEKYPVRSQVEPGYLQKRLPDSAPSNPEPIQTILQDVETHIIPGITHWQSPNFFAYFPSNVSVAGFVGEMLTSGFNVVGFNWLSSPAATELESIVMDWLGKILKLPNSFLSSGNGGGVIQGSTCDAILCTLTASRHRMLDKIGRNNIGKLVVYGSDQTHSAFQKAAQIAGIHSNNFRPIATSRSTAFGLSPDSLRSAILADLEAGLVPFFLCATVGTTSSTAVDPIGPLCDVAKEFGIWVHVDAAYAGSACICPEFRHFIDGVENADSFSLNAHKWFLTALDCCCLWVKDPSALIKALSTNPEYLRNKATETNKVIDYKDWQIALSRRFRAMKLWLVLRSYGVTGLRNFLRSHVKMAKHFEGLVGMDKRFEIVVPRTFSMVCFRLLLLPVMRVHANGEQLNDEERANELNWRFLESMNSSGRLYMSHGVVGGVYMIRFAVGATLTEERHVNMAWKVVQEHADIVLGA; encoded by the coding sequence ATGAGTAGCCTTCCCAATAATGGCCTAGAGAACAGCACTGAATATACTCTTAACCCTCTTGACCCTGAGGAGTTCAGGAGGCAAGGCCACATGATCATCGATTTCCTCGCCGACTACTACCGTGACATCGAGAAGTACCCCGTCCGGAGCCAAGTCGAACCTGGTTATCTCCAAAAACGTCTCCCAGACTCGGCCCCCAGTAACCCAGAACCAATCCAAACAATCCTCCAAGATGTAGAGACTCATATCATTCCAGGCATCACACACTGGCAAAGCCCTAACTTCTTTGCTTACTTCCCTTCAAATGTTAGCGTTGCAGGTTTTGTTGGCGAAATGCTTACCTCTGGATTCAATGTCGTGGGATTCAACTGGTTGTCATCACCGGCAGCGACAGAGCTCGAGAGTATAGTTATGGACTGGCTTGGGAAAATTCTTAAGCTCCCTaactccttcctctcctctggcAATGGTGGAGGTGTGATACAAGGGAGTACTTGTGATGCCATCTTGTGCACACTCACAGCCTCTAGACACCGCATGTTGGATAAGATTGGTAGAAACAATATAGGGAAGCTAGTGGTTTACGGGTCGGATCAGACCCATTCCGCATTTCAAAAGGCGGCCCAGATTGCAGGTATCCACTCGAATAATTTCCGACCCATTGCTACCTCTAGGTCAACGGCATTTGGTCTATCGCCGGATTCCCTCCGATCAGCAATTCTCGCCGACCTTGAAGCCGGGCTCGTTCCATTTTTCCTCTGTGCCACAGTAGGCACCACATCTTCAACTGCCGTGGATCCGATCGGGCCATTATGTGATGTAGCGAAAGAGTTCGGGATATGGGTCCATGTCGATGCGGCATACGCCGGAAGTGCATGTATATGCCCAGAATTCCGGCATTTTATCGACGGCGTGGAGAATGCAGACTCATTTAGTCTTAATGCGCATAAGTGGTTCTTAACTGCACTTGATTGCTGTTGTCTTTGGGTTAAGGACCCTAGTGCCCTTATCAAGGCCTTGTCCACAAATCCTGAGTACTTGAGGAACAAAGCTACGGAGACTAATAAGGTCATTGACTATAAAGATTGGCAGATAGCACTAAGCCGCCGGTTTAGGGCCATGAAGCTGTGGCTTGTACTACGTAGCTATGGTGTGACTGGCCTTAGGAACTTCCTAAGGAGCCACGTAAAGATGGCTAAGCATTTTGAAGGGCTTGTGGGGATGGACAAGAGGTTTGAGATTGTTGTCCCTAGGACTTTCTCTATGGTGTGTTTTCGACTCCTATTGTTGCCGGTCATGAGGGTACATGCAAATGGTGAGCAATTGAATGATGAGGAACGTGCAAATGAGTTGAATTGGAGGTTCCTTGAGTCGATGAACTCATCTGGTCGGCTCTACATGAGTCATGGTGTGGTTGGGGGAGTGTACATGATCCGGTTCGCCGTGGGTGCAACCCTAACGGAGGAGAGGCATGTGAACATGGCTTGGAAAGTGGTGCAAGAGCATGCAGACATTGTTCTCGGTGCGTAA